The following are from one region of the Corynebacterium hindlerae genome:
- a CDS encoding ferredoxin reductase: MTVKTSDALKGIRSALKAWTTPLLPDDYTALINPLWSIRELRGVIRFVDRDIAADTVLLDIEPGWGVPVRFEAGQYIGIGVQMNGRFVWRSYSIVNTPKRERHSFQICVRGVSGGKLSQHLLENARPGQVIRLAAPAGDFYLTSPVPEKLLFITAGSGITPVISMLRHLDEQGALHDVTLIHSIRHREDLLFASTLADLERRHPGFRFILQVTSEQGRITSGDVERLVPDFAERAAYACGPAQMLNEAEQWWDGGVDKAYPLRTERFTLDRVSDAKGGTIRLGEKSVAADGATTILEAAEEAGVRLPFGCRMGICQTCVQTVKEGHAHNLRTGETHEPGSRVRVCCTVANGDITLDI, from the coding sequence GTGACTGTAAAAACCTCAGATGCGCTGAAGGGAATCCGGTCCGCGCTGAAAGCGTGGACGACGCCCTTGCTGCCTGATGACTACACCGCGCTGATCAACCCGCTGTGGAGCATCCGGGAGCTGCGTGGCGTGATCCGCTTCGTTGATCGCGACATAGCTGCCGATACCGTGCTGCTGGACATCGAGCCGGGGTGGGGCGTGCCAGTGCGCTTTGAAGCTGGCCAGTACATCGGAATTGGCGTTCAGATGAACGGCAGGTTTGTTTGGCGTAGCTACTCCATCGTCAACACACCGAAGCGTGAGCGCCACAGCTTCCAGATCTGCGTCCGCGGCGTCAGTGGCGGCAAGCTCTCGCAGCATTTGCTGGAGAATGCTCGCCCCGGTCAGGTGATTCGGCTGGCCGCTCCTGCTGGTGATTTCTACCTCACCAGCCCCGTTCCGGAAAAACTGCTCTTCATTACTGCCGGCTCGGGAATCACGCCGGTGATCTCGATGCTGCGCCACCTCGACGAGCAGGGCGCGCTTCACGACGTCACCCTGATCCACTCCATCCGCCACCGAGAGGATTTGCTGTTTGCTTCCACTCTTGCGGACCTGGAACGACGCCACCCAGGTTTCCGCTTTATCCTCCAGGTAACCTCCGAGCAAGGCCGGATCACCTCAGGCGATGTGGAGCGGCTCGTCCCCGATTTTGCTGAGCGCGCCGCCTACGCGTGTGGCCCAGCACAGATGCTTAACGAGGCGGAGCAGTGGTGGGACGGGGGCGTCGATAAGGCATATCCGCTGCGTACCGAGCGCTTCACCCTGGACCGCGTGAGTGACGCCAAGGGTGGCACCATCCGGTTAGGGGAGAAGTCCGTGGCCGCCGACGGCGCTACCACCATCCTGGAAGCCGCGGAGGAAGCCGGCGTTCGGCTGCCATTTGGCTGTCGCATGGGAATCTGCCAAACGTGCGTGCAGACCGTGAAAGAGGGCCACGCCCACAACCTACGCACCGGAGAAACACACGAACCGGGCAGTCGCGTGCGCGTCTGCTGCACCGTAGCAAACGGCGACATCACCCTCGATATCTAG